A window of Thermosipho japonicus genomic DNA:
TTCTTATTTTATCAATTATACAGACAATATATCTTCTTTTTTCAAAAACATCCAATGAAATTATGCTTCCATATGGCATTGTAATCTTTAGAACTGGAATAAGCTTAATCTTAATAAAAAAGTTTGAAGAAATTGTAAAGGAAAAAGAAAACCTAAAAGGACTTACGGTCATAGATCCAATGACTCAACTTTTTAATCGTAATATAATTGAAAATGTTCCAAACAAAGGAAAGCTAATTTTAATAGATTTAGATAACTTTAAAAAATTAAATGACACTCTCGGTCACCAGTTTGGAGACAAAATTTTGAAGGAATTTGCAAATATTTTAAAAGAAAACACAAGATCAACAGATTATGTTATAAGACTTGGTGGCGATGAATTTGCTATAGTTACTGACACAAAAAAACCAGAAGAATTGATTAATAGAATTAGAAAGATTTCAATTAATAAGCTAAAGTTAGATTTTTCATATGGTATTTCAAACAATTTTAACTTTGATAAAGCATATAGTGTTGCAGATAAAAGGTTATACACAATGAAGAATGAAAAAAAGAAGAAAAAAAAGTAACCTCCTCTCATCTCTTTTCTCTTGTTACATTTAAATTTCTTATATTTTTTTAAAATTAACAAAGTAAATTTTATTTGACTAACTTTTATGATTTTTGATATAATATTAAATAAGCATTACATTTTTGAGAGGAGGGATATGGTGGCTAGGCAAAAGTGGGGTTCTAGATGGGCTTTTGTTCTTGCAGCAGTAGGGTCAGCTGCTGGTCTTGGTAATGCTTGGAGATTTCCTTATATGGCATATTCAAACGGTGGTGGAGCATTCTACGTTCCATATTTTATCGCTCTATTTCTGGTAGGTATTCCACTGCTTATGGCCGAATTTGCAATCGGTCAAGGGCTTCAAAGTAGTGCTCCAAAGTCAATGGCAATCATAAAAAAGAACGCAGAATTCATTGGTTGGTTTGCAGTTATTGGTGGTGCAATCATTACATTCTACTATAACGTCATTATGGCTTATATCTTCAACTATCTTTACTACTCTTTTGGAGTTGCCTGGAAAGATGATCCAAATGGATTCTTCTTTGGAAAATTTTTACAAGTTTCAAGTGGACCTGGTGAACTAGGTTCAATAAGATGGCCAATTGTAATTGGGCTTGCTTTAACCTGGCTATGGATATACTTTATACTAAGAAAAGGTACAACTTCAGTTGGAAAAACGGTTGCATGGACAGTTCCACTTCCAGTTGTACTTCTTTTAATCCTTGGAATAAGGGGAATTACATTGGACGGAGCTGCAAAAGGATTAAATTTCTTGTTCGAGCCAAACTTTGCAAAACTTGCTGATCCAAGAGTTTGGGCAAACGCATTCGGTCAGATATTCTTCACATTAAGTCTTGCATTTGGAATTATGATTGCATATGGTAGTTATAATAAAAAAGATAGCGATATTGCAAACAACGCTATTATAACTGCCCTTGGAAATAGTGCAACATCTTACCTTGCAGGTATTGCAGTATTTTCTGTGCTTGGCTATATGGCAACTCAGTTATCCGTTCCAGTTGATAAAGTAGTAAGTGGTGGAATAGGTCTTGCATTTGTGGTTTATCCACAAGCTATTTCTCTCTTCCCAGGCGGAGTTGTTGTACAATCAATTATTGGTCTTTTATTCTTCTTAATGCTTTTAACACTAGGTATTGACTCTGCATTCTCTCTTGTCGAAGCTGTAGAAGCTGCTGCATCAGACAAATTTAAGGTAAATAAAAAGGCATTTTTGATAGGTTTTTCAATCTTTGGGTTCCTCGCAGGTCTCTTGTTCTCAACGCAAGGCGGGCTTTACTGGCTAGATATTGTTGACCACTTTGTAAGCGTTTATGGTCTTTTAATTGCCGGAATTTTAGAATCAATAATAATAGGCTGGTTGTTTGACGCAGAAAAACTTAGAAATTACATAAATGAAGTTTCTGAAGTTAAAATCGGAAAATGGTTCAACTTTTCTATAAAATTCCTTATACCAACTGTACTTATTATAATTTTAGGTCTCAATTTCTTTGATGAACTTAAAAAACCATATGGTGGTTATCCATCATGGGCACTGTGGACTGGATTTTCAATGCTTATTATAAACCCAATCATAGCAATTATACTTTCAAAGATTCCTCCAAAAGACAAAAACTACTACAAAAAAGTGGAAATTGATCTTACGGAAGGAGGAAACTAATCATGAGTGTAAGTGCTATAATATTCTTAATTTTAGCAGGTGTTGTCTTGTTTGGTGGTCTTTTCTGGTCACTTAGTATTGCTGCAAAATCTCAAAAAAAGTAATATAATATTAGTTCGTATCCCCCATCCTTTTTTGGATGGGGGATTTTTTATATACATTAATTCGCAAAACTAACTAAAAAGATGTATAATATAAATGGAGGTGGAAAAATGGAAAAAATTAAAATTGAAGATTTATTCAATTTTAATTTTTTATCTAGCATTTCATTATCTGACAATGGAAAGTATCTTGCTTTTGTAGTAAGTAAAGCAAATGAAGAAAAAAACAACTATACATCGAACATCTGGCTGCTTGATACAACAAGCCACAAATTAAAAAAGCTAACAACATACGGAAACGAAAGCAATTTTATATGGTTAGATAATAAAACAATACTCTTTCAAAGTATTCGAAAAGATGATGAAAAACAGAGAAAGCAAGATGATGAGAAATTTTCTTCATTTTATAAAATAAGTGTTGATGGAGGAGAAGCTGAAAAATATTTTGAGATACCACTAATTGTCAAAAAAATAAAAAAACTTGACAGTGAAAATTTTGTAGTTCTTGGTGAATATAGCATATACGATAACGACAAAGATTACATAATATTAGATGAAATTCCATTTTGGTCTAACGGTGCAGGGTTTACAAACAAAAAAAGAACTAGGTTATATCTTTACAACTTAAAAAATAAAGAAATCGTTCCAATATCTGGAGAGTATGAAAATGTTTCACATTTTGATATTGCACAAAATGGAAAAAATATATTATTCATTTCAAACGAATACAAAGATAAAATGGAGATACGCTCAGACTTGTTTATATATTACCTAGAAACCCAAGAAAAAGAAAAGTTAACTCATGATGATCCATTTAGATACACATACGCTTACTTTTTAGATGATTCAATTATATTTGCTGGAAGCAACATGAAAAGTTTTGGAGTAAATGAAAACCCAAAGTTTTATCTTCTTGATCCAAAATCAAAAAAAGTCACATTATTAACTCCTAATTTTGATTCAAGTATAAGAAATAGTGTTGGTTCAGATTCCAGATATGGTAGTTACAATAATGCTGCTATCGACGAAAATTATCTCTATTTTGTAACTACTGAATATAGTAGTTCATATTTAAATAGAATAGATAAAACTGGCAAAATAGAAAAACTTACAGTAAGCAGTGGCTCAATCGATGGATTTGATGTAAAAAACGGGGAAATTTATTTTATTGGCTTAAAAAAATTTAAATTACAAGAAATATACAAACTTGAAAAAGCAGAAAAACAAATAACATTTTTTAACGAATGGCTTGCAAACGAAAGAAAAATCTCAAAACCAGAAAAGTTTACATTCACTAACAAAGACGGTATTGAACTAGAAGGTTGGATAATTAAACCGGTTGATTTTGAAGAAGGGCAAAAATATCCAGCAATACTAGATATTCATGGTGGTCCAAAGACTGTATATGGGGAAGTTTTCTTCCACGAAATGCAAATATGGACAAGTGAAGGCTATGTAGTTCTGTTTACAAACCCAAGAGGAAGTGACGGCAGGGGAAATAAATTTGCAGATATTAGAGGTAAGTACGGTACAGTAGACTATGAAGATCTAATGAGCTTTGTAGATGAAGCACTAAAAAGATATCCATTTATCGACAAAGAAAGGTTAGGAGTAACTGGTGGATCATACGGTGGATTTATGACCAATTGGATAATAGGTCATACAGATAGATTCAAGGCCGCTGTATCTCAAAGAAGTATTTCAAATTGGATATCCAAATTTGCAACAACAGACATAGGTTATTACTTTGTAGCAGACCAACAATCAACTACCCCATGGGATAATTTTGAAAAGCTTTGGTGGCATTCTCCCATGAAATATGCTGATAAAGTTAAAACTCCTACACTTTTCATTCACTCAGATGAAGATTATAGATGCTGGATTGCAGAAGCAATTCAAATGTTTACTTCTCTCAAATACTTTGGGGTTGAAAGTCGTCTTGTTATTTTAAATGGTGAAAATCATGATCTCAGCAGAAGTGGAAAACCAAAAAACAGGATTACACGCCTTAGAGAGATAACAAATTGGTTTAATAAATATCTAAAAGAGTGATGCAAACGCATCACTCTTTTTATAATCAATCAGTTAAAAATTTTAATCTAAAATACCCCAAAAATGCCTTATTAAGCCTTATTGGCCTCCATGCCATATCTCCAAGCATCATATCCTCAAATCTTACATATCTTATCTCTCCACCAGGTCCTGTATGGTAAACAAAACCATTTGTTGTATAAATCATTACATGAAATGGAAAGTCTGGATCTTCTGGGTGAAAAAAGAAAACTAGGTCACCAACTTTTGCATGCTCTCTTTCAAAAGAAACAAATTCAACGTTATGCATTAAAAGATTGTAGGCTGTAACATACGGCACAAAATCTTTTCCATCAAAAAAGATATTAACTGAAAGTGGGGTGTTTGGATAGTTGTATTTTTTAACATCCTCAAAAATCGGTCCCCTGTATCCTGTTTTCTTTATCCATTTCATATCATGCTTTTTTAATGCCTCTTTTAATGAATAAAATACAAAACCTGCACAATCTTTTGTTTTGAATAACGGATGCTCATTATCTACGTTATCAAGAGCTATCGAGACAAACCAGAGCCTAAAGTTTAAACTATCGCTTAAGTCTAATGAAAGCTTTGAAAAACCTTCATTCATTCCAATGGGAAATAATAAAGTTGTGCAAGTTACCATCAAAAACATTAAGAAAATCTTCAACTTCTTTTCTATCATATTCTTCCAACCACCAATATATCAAACCTTCCTGGTATTTTTCATCTAAACCATATAATACCCAATGCAGTAACTCATGAAGAAGAACTTTCTCATATACTCCTTTTTTCTTCAAGATATTTATCGGCTGCAAAATTATCTTAAAATCAAAATATACTCCACCTACGCTATAGGGCATTCCTGTAACTTTGTTAAATTCCTGCAACGACCTACTTTCAAA
This region includes:
- a CDS encoding sodium-dependent transporter; the encoded protein is MVARQKWGSRWAFVLAAVGSAAGLGNAWRFPYMAYSNGGGAFYVPYFIALFLVGIPLLMAEFAIGQGLQSSAPKSMAIIKKNAEFIGWFAVIGGAIITFYYNVIMAYIFNYLYYSFGVAWKDDPNGFFFGKFLQVSSGPGELGSIRWPIVIGLALTWLWIYFILRKGTTSVGKTVAWTVPLPVVLLLILGIRGITLDGAAKGLNFLFEPNFAKLADPRVWANAFGQIFFTLSLAFGIMIAYGSYNKKDSDIANNAIITALGNSATSYLAGIAVFSVLGYMATQLSVPVDKVVSGGIGLAFVVYPQAISLFPGGVVVQSIIGLLFFLMLLTLGIDSAFSLVEAVEAAASDKFKVNKKAFLIGFSIFGFLAGLLFSTQGGLYWLDIVDHFVSVYGLLIAGILESIIIGWLFDAEKLRNYINEVSEVKIGKWFNFSIKFLIPTVLIIILGLNFFDELKKPYGGYPSWALWTGFSMLIINPIIAIILSKIPPKDKNYYKKVEIDLTEGGN
- a CDS encoding MetS family NSS transporter small subunit, whose amino-acid sequence is MSVSAIIFLILAGVVLFGGLFWSLSIAAKSQKK
- a CDS encoding S9 family peptidase translates to MEKIKIEDLFNFNFLSSISLSDNGKYLAFVVSKANEEKNNYTSNIWLLDTTSHKLKKLTTYGNESNFIWLDNKTILFQSIRKDDEKQRKQDDEKFSSFYKISVDGGEAEKYFEIPLIVKKIKKLDSENFVVLGEYSIYDNDKDYIILDEIPFWSNGAGFTNKKRTRLYLYNLKNKEIVPISGEYENVSHFDIAQNGKNILFISNEYKDKMEIRSDLFIYYLETQEKEKLTHDDPFRYTYAYFLDDSIIFAGSNMKSFGVNENPKFYLLDPKSKKVTLLTPNFDSSIRNSVGSDSRYGSYNNAAIDENYLYFVTTEYSSSYLNRIDKTGKIEKLTVSSGSIDGFDVKNGEIYFIGLKKFKLQEIYKLEKAEKQITFFNEWLANERKISKPEKFTFTNKDGIELEGWIIKPVDFEEGQKYPAILDIHGGPKTVYGEVFFHEMQIWTSEGYVVLFTNPRGSDGRGNKFADIRGKYGTVDYEDLMSFVDEALKRYPFIDKERLGVTGGSYGGFMTNWIIGHTDRFKAAVSQRSISNWISKFATTDIGYYFVADQQSTTPWDNFEKLWWHSPMKYADKVKTPTLFIHSDEDYRCWIAEAIQMFTSLKYFGVESRLVILNGENHDLSRSGKPKNRITRLREITNWFNKYLKE
- a CDS encoding DUF1175 domain-containing protein, whose translation is MIEKKLKIFLMFLMVTCTTLLFPIGMNEGFSKLSLDLSDSLNFRLWFVSIALDNVDNEHPLFKTKDCAGFVFYSLKEALKKHDMKWIKKTGYRGPIFEDVKKYNYPNTPLSVNIFFDGKDFVPYVTAYNLLMHNVEFVSFEREHAKVGDLVFFFHPEDPDFPFHVMIYTTNGFVYHTGPGGEIRYVRFEDMMLGDMAWRPIRLNKAFLGYFRLKFLTD